In Toxotes jaculatrix isolate fToxJac2 chromosome 11, fToxJac2.pri, whole genome shotgun sequence, a single genomic region encodes these proteins:
- the rgs7a gene encoding regulator of G-protein signaling 7a isoform X1, whose product MAQTNSGGQGTNEVADESPNMIVYRKMEEVIARMQDEKNGIPIRTVKSFLTKIPSVFSGSDIVQWMIKNLDIEDQVEALHLGTLMAAHGYFFPISDHVLTLKDDGTFYRFQTPYFWPSNCWEPENTDYAVYLCKRTMQNKARLELADYEAESLARLQRAFARKWEFIFMQAEAQAKVDKKRDKIERKILDSQERAFWDVHRPVPGCVNTTEVDIKKSSRMKNPHKTRKSVYGLQNDIRTHSPTHTPAPEAKQPTEEELQEQITFWQLQLDRHRLKMSKVAESLLGYTEQYVEYDPFLTPPDPSNPWISDDTTLWELEASKEPGQQRVKRWAFGIDEVLKDPVGREQFLKFLESEFSSENLRFWLAVQELKKRPIREVPTRVQEIWQEFLAPGAPSAINVDSKSYDKTTQNVKDPGRYAFEDAQEHIYKLMKSDSYSRFIRSSAYQELLQAKKKKSKNLF is encoded by the exons ATGGAGGAAGTAATAGCACGCATGCAGGATGAGAAAAATGGCATCCCCATCCGAACAGTGAAAAGTTTTCTAACCAAGATCCCAAGTGTTTTTTCAG GTTCTGATATTGTACAGTGGATGATCAAGAATCTGGACATCGAAGATCAAG tggaGGCTCTTCACCTAGGAACTCTGATGGCGGCACATGGTTACTTCTTCCCCATCTCAGACCACGTCCTCACTCTCAAAGATGATGGCACTTTCTATAGGTTTCAG ACTCCATACTTTTGGCCATCAAACTGCTGGGAACCAGAAAACACAGACTATG ctgttTACCTCTGCAAAAGAACAATGCAAAATAAAGCACGTCTGGAGCTTGCAGACTATGAAGCG GAGAGCTTAGCAAGGCTACAGAGAGCTTTCGCCAGGAAATGGGAGTTCATTTTTATGCAAGCAGAAGCACAAGCGAA agtggacaagaaaagagacaaaattgAGAGGAAAATTCTCGACAGTCAGGAAAGAGCATTCTGGGACGTGCACAGACCCGTG CCTGGATGTGTGAACACAACAGAAGTCGACATAAAGAAGTCCTCCAGAATGAAAAACCCCCACAAAACCAGAAAG TCTGTGTACGGGCTGCAGAACGACATCCGTACCCACAGCCCAACCCACACCCCCGCTCCAGAGGCCAAGCAGCCTACAGAAGAAGAACTGCAGGAACAG ATCACCTTTTGGCAATTGCAATTAGACAGGCATcgactgaaaatgtccaaagtGGCGGAGAG TTTGCTGGGCTACACAGAGCAGTACGTTGAATACGACCCTTTCCTCACACCTCCAGATCCATCCAACCCCTGGATCTCAGATGACACCACACTCTGGGAGCTCGAAGCCAG TAAGGAGCCTGGCCAGCAGAGGGTAAAGAGGTGGGCTTTTGGCATCGATGAGGTCCTCAAAGATCCTGTGGGGAGAGAGCAGTTCCTCAAGTTCCTGGAGTCTGAGTTCAGTTCAGAGAATCTCAG GTTCTGGCTAGCGGTCCAGGAACTAAAGAAACGTCCCATCAGAGAAGTTCCAACTCGGGTTCAAGAGATCTGGCAGGAGTTTCTGGCCCCCGGAGCACCCAGTGCGATCAACGTGGACTCCAAGAGCTACGACAAAACCACCCAGAATGTCAAAGATCCCGGACGCTATGCCTTTGAGGATGCACAG GAACACATCTACAAGTTGATGAAGAGTGATTCTTACAGCCGTTTCATCCGTTCCAGTGCCTACCAGGAGTTATTACAGGCCaagaagaag AAAAGTAAGAACTTGTTCTGA
- the grem2a gene encoding gremlin-2 — MLWRITIPVILAGVLCITAETKKPRPQGSIPSPHKTKGNLSSERHHRLLQQKPEVLSSSREALVVTERRYLRRDWCKTQPLRQTISEEGCRSRTVVNRFCYGQCNSFYIPRHMGPSSVQGQNRGQASGSGRKNHNKAQEPFQSCSFCRPHRITQLTVQLDCPDLQPPFRHRKVQRVKQCRCMSVDVSGHGKL; from the coding sequence ATGTTGTGGAGAATAACTATCCCAGTCATACTGGCTGGGGTGCTCTGCATCACTGCAGAGACCAAAAAGCCTCGGCCCCAGGGATCCATCCCATCCCCACACAAAACCAAAGGGAACCTGTCCTCAGAACGTCATCACAGGCTATTGCAGCAGAAACCAGAGGTGCTATCCTCCAGCAGAGAGGCCTTAGTGGTGACAGAGCGCCGCTACCTCCGCAGAGACTGGTGCAAGACCCAACCCCTTCGTCAGACAATTAGTGAGGAGGGTTGCCGCAGTCGCACTGTGGTCAACCGTTTTTGCTATGGCCAGTGCAACTCCTTCTATATACCCCGCCATATGGGCCCCAGCTCAGTTCAGGGCCAGAACCGAGGGCAGGCCTCAGGATCTGGAAGGAAAAACCACAACAAGGCCCAGGAGCCATTCCAGTCCTGCTCCTTCTGCAGGCCACACCGcatcacacagctcacagtgcagcTAGACTGCCCAGACCTGCAGCCCCCTTTCAGACACCGTAAGGTGCAAAGGGTCAAACAGTGTCGCTGCATGTCAGTGGATGTGAGCGGCCATGGGAAACTGTGA
- the rgs7a gene encoding regulator of G-protein signaling 7a isoform X2, producing MEEVIARMQDEKNGIPIRTVKSFLTKIPSVFSGSDIVQWMIKNLDIEDQVEALHLGTLMAAHGYFFPISDHVLTLKDDGTFYRFQTPYFWPSNCWEPENTDYAVYLCKRTMQNKARLELADYEAESLARLQRAFARKWEFIFMQAEAQAKVDKKRDKIERKILDSQERAFWDVHRPVPGCVNTTEVDIKKSSRMKNPHKTRKSVYGLQNDIRTHSPTHTPAPEAKQPTEEELQEQITFWQLQLDRHRLKMSKVAESLLGYTEQYVEYDPFLTPPDPSNPWISDDTTLWELEASKEPGQQRVKRWAFGIDEVLKDPVGREQFLKFLESEFSSENLRFWLAVQELKKRPIREVPTRVQEIWQEFLAPGAPSAINVDSKSYDKTTQNVKDPGRYAFEDAQEHIYKLMKSDSYSRFIRSSAYQELLQAKKKKSKNLF from the exons ATGGAGGAAGTAATAGCACGCATGCAGGATGAGAAAAATGGCATCCCCATCCGAACAGTGAAAAGTTTTCTAACCAAGATCCCAAGTGTTTTTTCAG GTTCTGATATTGTACAGTGGATGATCAAGAATCTGGACATCGAAGATCAAG tggaGGCTCTTCACCTAGGAACTCTGATGGCGGCACATGGTTACTTCTTCCCCATCTCAGACCACGTCCTCACTCTCAAAGATGATGGCACTTTCTATAGGTTTCAG ACTCCATACTTTTGGCCATCAAACTGCTGGGAACCAGAAAACACAGACTATG ctgttTACCTCTGCAAAAGAACAATGCAAAATAAAGCACGTCTGGAGCTTGCAGACTATGAAGCG GAGAGCTTAGCAAGGCTACAGAGAGCTTTCGCCAGGAAATGGGAGTTCATTTTTATGCAAGCAGAAGCACAAGCGAA agtggacaagaaaagagacaaaattgAGAGGAAAATTCTCGACAGTCAGGAAAGAGCATTCTGGGACGTGCACAGACCCGTG CCTGGATGTGTGAACACAACAGAAGTCGACATAAAGAAGTCCTCCAGAATGAAAAACCCCCACAAAACCAGAAAG TCTGTGTACGGGCTGCAGAACGACATCCGTACCCACAGCCCAACCCACACCCCCGCTCCAGAGGCCAAGCAGCCTACAGAAGAAGAACTGCAGGAACAG ATCACCTTTTGGCAATTGCAATTAGACAGGCATcgactgaaaatgtccaaagtGGCGGAGAG TTTGCTGGGCTACACAGAGCAGTACGTTGAATACGACCCTTTCCTCACACCTCCAGATCCATCCAACCCCTGGATCTCAGATGACACCACACTCTGGGAGCTCGAAGCCAG TAAGGAGCCTGGCCAGCAGAGGGTAAAGAGGTGGGCTTTTGGCATCGATGAGGTCCTCAAAGATCCTGTGGGGAGAGAGCAGTTCCTCAAGTTCCTGGAGTCTGAGTTCAGTTCAGAGAATCTCAG GTTCTGGCTAGCGGTCCAGGAACTAAAGAAACGTCCCATCAGAGAAGTTCCAACTCGGGTTCAAGAGATCTGGCAGGAGTTTCTGGCCCCCGGAGCACCCAGTGCGATCAACGTGGACTCCAAGAGCTACGACAAAACCACCCAGAATGTCAAAGATCCCGGACGCTATGCCTTTGAGGATGCACAG GAACACATCTACAAGTTGATGAAGAGTGATTCTTACAGCCGTTTCATCCGTTCCAGTGCCTACCAGGAGTTATTACAGGCCaagaagaag AAAAGTAAGAACTTGTTCTGA